GCGGTCCAGGTAGGCCTGGATGGTGGTGTCGGTGGCGAAGACGTTCGGCCCCGGGTCGTCGGGGTGCTCGAGCAGGTTGGACTGGTGGTTGGTGGTGTCCTCCCAGGCCCCGTGGTAGTCGTAGCCCTGGATGGTGACGAAGTCGAAGTTGGGCATGAGCTGGTCCATCTCGAAGCCCAGCTCGATCTTCTCCGGGTCGGCGGGCAGGAAGGCCGTGAGCTCGAAGTCGCGCCCCGTGTCGGCCTCCAGGTCGTCGAGCTGGTCACGGAACTCCTGGACCAGGGCGGTGAAGTTCTCCTTGTCCTCGGGGCGCACCACGTTGTGCTCGTGGCCGGAGGAGGCGGGCCACTCCCAGTCGAGGTCGATGCCGTCGAAGACGCCCTTGGCCGACCCGGGGCCTCCCGCGCCGTCGAAGGTGGGCAGGTTGCCCTTCAGGTACAGGTCGATGCAGGAGCTGACCATGCGCTCGCGGGACTCGGGGGTGAGCGCGGCGTCGGAGAAGTGCTGGGACCAGGTCCAGCCGCCCAGCGAGATGTTGACCTTCAGGTCCGGGTGCAGTTCCTTGAGCTTGCGGAGCTGGTTGAAGTTACCGCGCAGGTCCTGGCTCCACACGTCCCCGACCCCGTCCACGCTCTGGGCGGCGTTGAAGGAACGGCCGTAGTCGGCCCAGGCGTCTCCCTGGCCCAGCTGGTTGGCCATGAAGCACTCACCGCCGGCGTTGACGTTGCCGAAGGCGTAGTTGATGTGGGTGAGCTTCTCGGCGGTGTCCGAGGTCTCCAGGTTGTTCACCAGGTAGCCGCGGTCGTAGATGCCCCACTGGGTGAAGTAGGCGACCCGCAGGTCCTCGTTCGGGTCGATGGGCCCACCGCCGTTGCTCTCCTCCGTGGTGACGGTGACCGGTTCGCTCTCCGGGCCGCGGTTGTTGGAGGTGTCGTAGGCGCGGACGGTGAAGGTGTACTCGGTCTCGGCGGCCAGGCCGCTGACGGTGGCGCTCAGGGTCTCGGAGCCGACCGCGCGGACCACCTCGCCGTCGGAGATCACCTCGTACCCGGCCACGGCGACGTTGTCGGTCGCCGCGCCCCAGGACAGGGAGACGGCACTGGCGGTGACCCCGGTGACGGTCAGGCCGTCGGGGGCCGTGGGCGGTTCCTCGTCCGGATCGCCGGGCTCGCCCGAGCAGGGGTTGCCGTTCACGGTGCAGTCCTGCGGGATGGTCTCGCCGCCGGTGTGCGCACCGTTCCAGCCGATCGAGTAGCTGCCTCCGGCGGGAACGGCGGCTCCCCATGAGGGCGGGGTGATGGTGTGGATGCCGCCGGAGACCGAGTGGGAGGCGTTCCACAGACTGGTGATGGTGCTGCCCTGGGGGAGGGTGAACCGGACGGTCCAGTCGGACAGCGGTGCGCCGGAGGCGTTGTCGATGGTGAGCTGGCCGCCGTAGCCGCTCTCCCAGCGCCCGGACTCCACGTAGGTGACCGTGACGTCCGAGGTGTCGGCGGAGGCGGGGGCGGTGAACAGCGCGAGCGGGATGACGAGTAGCGCGGCGAACAGTGCCGCGAGCGGGTTTCTGATGCGTGGGGTTCTCACGTTGTGAGGTCTCCTGGTGCGTGAGCGGCAGTGGGGGAAGGGTGCCGACCGTCGGCGAGAGGATGCCGACAGCGGGGTTCGGGTGCACAGGAACATGACCGCGAGTGCGGGGGTGGTGAGCGGGACCGGGAGCGGTGCTGAGTCATCTCGACGCCTCTGACATGGGGAATTAAATTTTTAGGAAACTTAACTAATAGTTTCTGGGCTCGTCAATGAGCTCCGCTCGGCTTTTTTCACGTGTGCCTCGTGTCCGACCCCGGTGAGGTGCGCAACCAGTGGCGTTTCCGAGGTGGGGGTGCGGACCAGTCGACTCGGTGGACTTCTGTCCCCTTGTGGCCATGGAAAGTCCTTGACAGGGAGGTGTTGATGTGAGTGGAAGGCGTTTCCAAAGCTCGGTTCCGAACACGGACGCCGTTCGGCGTCTGCGGAAGACGGCCTAGAGTGACGGCGTGGGAAACCCTTTGAACCTTCCGTTCGACCCGATCGAGCGCGCTCACGACAACTGGAGTCAGAGATGGGGTGCCTCGCCCGCCATGGCGGCGGTCACCTCCCTCATGCGCGCGCAGCAGATCCTCATCGGCGAGCTGGATGGTGCCCTCAAGCCGTTCGGTCTGACCTTCGCCCGCTACGAAGCCCTGGTCCTGCTCACCTTCAGCTCCTCCGGCTCGCTGCCGCTGGGCAAGATCGGTGAGCGCCTGATGGTGCACCCCACCAGCGTCACCAACACCATCGACCGGTTGGAGGGGCAGGGCCTGGTGCTCCGCCGCCCCAACCCGAGCGACGGCCGCGGCGTGCTGGCGGAGATCACCGACGCCGGGCGCGAGGTCACCGAGGAGGCCACCCAGGCGCTGCTCGGCATGGACTTCGGTCTGGGCTGCTACTCCGACGAGGAACTCTGGCGCATGCACGAGATGTTCACCCGGTTGCGGGTGGACTTCGGTGACTTCCCCGCCCCGGTCGCCGGGGCCGTCGAAGGGCGCTGACCAGGGGCGGTCCGGGCGCGCAGGCGCCACGGACGTCTCTTCTGTACATATTTAGTTGGACGTCCTACTATCTTGGTATGGCGAACACCACAGGAGACCCCGCCAACGGCGGCGGGGCCCACCACATCGAGGCCGGACGCGACCGCTGGCAGCGCCGCTACGACTCCGCACGCAAGCGCGACGCCGACTTCACCACGCTGTCCGGACGAACCCTCGAACCCGCCTACGGCCCCCGGCCCGGCGCCGAGGTCCCCGGCTTCGAGCGGATCGGCTGGCCCGGCGAGTACCCCTACACCCGCGGCCTTTACCCCACCGGCTACCGCGGCCGCGCCTGGACCATCCGCCAGTTCGCCGGCTTCGGCAACGCCAGGCAGACCAACGAGCGCTACAAGATGATCCTCGCCCAGGGCGGCGGCGGACTCTCGGTCGCCTTCGACATGCCCACCCTCATGGGCTACGACTCCGACTCCGCACAGGCCCTCGGCGAGGTCGGCCACTGCGGCGTCGCCATCGACTCGGTCGCCGACATGGACCTGCTCTTCGACGGCATCCCCCTCGGCGAGACCACCACGTCCATGACCATCAGCGGACCGGCCATCCCGGCCTTCTGCATGTACCTGGTCGCCGCCGAGCGCCAGGGCGTGGACATCGGCGGCCTCAACGGCACGCTCCAGACCGACATCTTCAAGGAGTACATCGCCCAGAAGGAGTGGCTGTACCCGCCCGAACCCCACCTGCGCCTCATCGGCGACCTGATGGAGTACTGCGCCGAGCACATCCCCGCCTTCAAACCGCTCTCCGTCTCCGGCTACCACATCCGCGAGGCCGGAGCCACGGCCGCACAGGAGCTGGCCTACACCCTGGCCGACGGGTTCGGCTACGTGGAGCTCGGCCTGTCCAGAGGCATGGACATCGACCGTTTCGCGCCCGGGCTGTCCTTCTTCTTCGACGCCCACATCGACTTCTTCGAGGAGATCGCCAAGTTCCGCGCCGCCCGCCGCATCTGGGCCCGCTGGATCCGCGACACCTACGGCGCCAAGACCGAGAAGGCCCAGTGGCTGCGGTTCCACACCCAGACCGCCGGGGTCTCCCTCACCGCCCAGCAGCCCTACAACAACGTCGTGCGCACCGCCGTCGAAGCGCTCTCCGCGGTGCTCGGCGGCACCAACTCCCTGCACACCAACGCCCTCGACGAGACCCTGGCCCTGCCCACCGAGCAGTCCGCCGAGATCGCCCTGCGCACCCAGCAGGTCCTCATGGAGGAGACCGGGGTGGTCAACGTCGCCGACCCCCTGGGCGGCTCCTGGTACGTGGAGGCCCTCACCGACGAGATCGAGGCCGAGGCCGAGCGGATCTTCGA
This DNA window, taken from Nocardiopsis exhalans, encodes the following:
- a CDS encoding MarR family winged helix-turn-helix transcriptional regulator, translating into MNLPFDPIERAHDNWSQRWGASPAMAAVTSLMRAQQILIGELDGALKPFGLTFARYEALVLLTFSSSGSLPLGKIGERLMVHPTSVTNTIDRLEGQGLVLRRPNPSDGRGVLAEITDAGREVTEEATQALLGMDFGLGCYSDEELWRMHEMFTRLRVDFGDFPAPVAGAVEGR
- a CDS encoding acyl-CoA mutase large subunit family protein codes for the protein MANTTGDPANGGGAHHIEAGRDRWQRRYDSARKRDADFTTLSGRTLEPAYGPRPGAEVPGFERIGWPGEYPYTRGLYPTGYRGRAWTIRQFAGFGNARQTNERYKMILAQGGGGLSVAFDMPTLMGYDSDSAQALGEVGHCGVAIDSVADMDLLFDGIPLGETTTSMTISGPAIPAFCMYLVAAERQGVDIGGLNGTLQTDIFKEYIAQKEWLYPPEPHLRLIGDLMEYCAEHIPAFKPLSVSGYHIREAGATAAQELAYTLADGFGYVELGLSRGMDIDRFAPGLSFFFDAHIDFFEEIAKFRAARRIWARWIRDTYGAKTEKAQWLRFHTQTAGVSLTAQQPYNNVVRTAVEALSAVLGGTNSLHTNALDETLALPTEQSAEIALRTQQVLMEETGVVNVADPLGGSWYVEALTDEIEAEAERIFEHILQMGGGADAEHRIGPMTSGILAGIENGYFSSEIAESAFQYQQALEKGDKRIVGVNCHTATVSGELDILKISHEVEHEQKRVLTERRSARDKDTVDRALARLLEGVRADDGNLIPLIMDAARAEATLGEICATMGEEFGTYTEDPQF
- a CDS encoding glycoside hydrolase family 18 chitinase, which codes for MRTPRIRNPLAALFAALLVIPLALFTAPASADTSDVTVTYVESGRWESGYGGQLTIDNASGAPLSDWTVRFTLPQGSTITSLWNASHSVSGGIHTITPPSWGAAVPAGGSYSIGWNGAHTGGETIPQDCTVNGNPCSGEPGDPDEEPPTAPDGLTVTGVTASAVSLSWGAATDNVAVAGYEVISDGEVVRAVGSETLSATVSGLAAETEYTFTVRAYDTSNNRGPESEPVTVTTEESNGGGPIDPNEDLRVAYFTQWGIYDRGYLVNNLETSDTAEKLTHINYAFGNVNAGGECFMANQLGQGDAWADYGRSFNAAQSVDGVGDVWSQDLRGNFNQLRKLKELHPDLKVNISLGGWTWSQHFSDAALTPESRERMVSSCIDLYLKGNLPTFDGAGGPGSAKGVFDGIDLDWEWPASSGHEHNVVRPEDKENFTALVQEFRDQLDDLEADTGRDFELTAFLPADPEKIELGFEMDQLMPNFDFVTIQGYDYHGAWEDTTNHQSNLLEHPDDPGPNVFATDTTIQAYLDRGVDPADMVLGLPFYSRGWTGVPAGPNGDGLFQDGTGPAPGSYEPGIEDWKVVKDLPGFELHRDNELGTAWLYDGTTFWTYDDEIALTQKTDWAVDNGLGGVMIWSIDGDDADGSLMAAVDAALGS